One Alkalinema sp. FACHB-956 genomic window, ACAAGTCTGCAAAACATAATTCAAGCTCCCGATGTTAACGCCATTCGCCAAATTTCTAAAACACAAAATGCAACGTTGGTACAGTATTCGATCGCATATGGTGAACAACTGTATATCTGGGTGATTAAACCCACGGGTGAAATTATCTTGCGATCGACCCAACTTGATCCCTCTCAACCACTGGCACAGTTAGTCAGCAATAGTCGTCGTGATCTGGGTGTACGCGGACGGGCCAGTGTCAAAATTTCCCAACAACCCATTTCATCCAACCAGACAGATCCTCTCGCCCAACTCTATCAACTCCTGATTGCCCCGATCGCCCAAGACTTGCCGACTGACCCAAACCAACGGGTCATTTTCCTACCCCAGGGCGAACTCTTCCTGGTTCCCTTTGCCGCCCTGCCCGATGCCCAAAATCGTCCCCTGATTGAACGCCACACAATTTCCACCGCACCCTCCATCCATACCCTCGCCCTCACCCACACCCTCGCCCAACGGCCTAAAACCAAGGGAGGCACAGTCATCGTCGGCGATCCCCAAATGCCCATCTACAACGGCCAACCGCTACAACCTTTACCCGCCGCCCGCCAAGAAGCGATCGCCATCGGTCAACAACTCAACACCACCCCCCTAATTGGAGCCCAAGCCACCAAAGTCACTGTCTTGCAACAAATGACCTCCGCTAAGCTCCTACACTTCGCAACCCATGGCCTCCTCGATCGCGTCTATGGCGATATTCCCGGCGCGATCGCCCTAACGCCCAGTGGGCAGGATAATGGCTTCTTGAGTGCTGGGGAAATTTTCAACTTGAAACTGAATGCGGATCTCGTTGTTCTGAGTGCCTGTGATACCGGACGGGGCGAGATTACCGGGGATGGTGTGGTGGGACTCTCGCGATCGTTCATTGCAGCGGGTGCGCCCAGTGTGGTCGTTTCTTTATGGGCAGTCAACGACCAATCCACCAGCGACTTGATGCAGGCGTTTTACCACCAACTGAAGCAGCAACCCGACAAAGCCCAAGCTCTCCGCCAAGCCATGCTCATCATAAAACAGCGCTATCCCGATCCCAGCCACTGGGCCGCCTTTACGCTTGTGGGTGAACGTTAATCTGGGTGAACGTTTATCAAGGGGCATCAGCTGAAATCCTGGAATCGCTGGAATCCTGGAATCGCTAGAATCAAACGGAACTCAGCATCAGATTGGCAGTATGTCAGCACGATCGGGAAGCGTAGCCCCGCATCTTAGAAATCAACCCATGACAACGGCTACATCTATAAAACGGTCGTGAAAATTGCCAGAAACAAAAAACCGATCGCACTTATAGAACAAGGTCGATCGGTTTAATTTTTGGTTACAGTCAATGAATCAAAAATTAGGCACTAGTCAAGCTGGAATCTACTCAGAGCTAGTTAACTAAGTTCTAATCCACTAGGTTCTAATTCACTAGGTTCTAATCCACGAAGTTCTAATCCACTAAGTTAAGAGCGCTAGAGAGTTCCACCTCAGCCAGCTTCGCATTCGTGCCTAATACTTGGGCGTAAACCTTGGGGGCACCGATCGAGGCAGGATTGCTTTGGGCAATTTCCGTATACGCTTGGCGCAGTTCCGTATTCACTGCCACCATCTTGGCATCGTACATTTGCGTGGCCAGCTTGGGATAGAACCCAATGCCCACAATCAGCACTAAGAAACACACCGCGATAAAGACTTCCCGAGGTTTCGCATCCTTGAACTCGGCGTAGGCAGGTAATACGCAATCCGTCCCAAAACAAACGGCTTGTCCTTCCTCTGGCTGCTTAATTTCGCTCTGGGTCAAGTTACAGCTTTGGGCGAGGCCCGTGCCATAAAAGACCTGACGCAACATCGACAGCAGATAAATCGGTGTCAAAATCACACCCACCGCCGCCAAAAAAATCGTAATCGTCCGGAAGGCATCACTATAAACATCACTGGTCGTCATGCCCACAAACACTGCAATTTCGCTTGCGAAACCACTCATTCCCGGCAATGCCAACGATGCCATCGAACCCGCCGTAAACAGCGCAAACACCTTCGGCATCACTTGACCAATGCCACCCATTTCGGTCATGGCCATCGTATGGGTGCGATCGTAGGTAACGCCCGCCAAGAAGAACAACACCGCAGCGATTAACCCGTGGGAGAGCATTTGCAGCATTGCTCCGCTAATCCCCAAGTCGGTAAACGAGGCAATTCCCAACAGTACAAAGCCCATGTGCGACACCGACGAATAGGCCAGTCGTCGCTTCATATTGGTCTGGGCGAAGGAACTTAACGCCCCGTAGATGATGTTGACTACACCCAGCACCATGAGCACCGGGGCAAAGTAGACATGGGCATCGGGTAGCATTTCCATGTTGATCCGAATTAGCCCATAGCCGCCCATCTTGAGCAGGACGCCCGCCAAAATCATGGAGACTGGAGCCGATGCTTCACCGTGGGCATCGGGCAACCAAGTGTGCATGGGGAAAATTGCCAGCTTAACGCCGAAGGCAATCAGCAAGCCCGCATAGAGGAACAATTCCAGCCCCAGCGGATAGTCCCGCATCCCGAGTTCCGCCATGTCAAAGGTGAGGGGGCCACCACCGTACAGAGCCATACCCAGCGCCGCCACCAGGATAAAGATGGACGCCGCTGCCGTGTACAGCAGAAACTTTGTGGCCGCATAACGCCGCCGTTGGCCGCCCCAAATACAGACCAAGAGGTACACCGGAACCAACTCCAGCTCCCACATGATGAACAGCAGCAGCATATCTTGGGCAACAAACACCCCAATCTGAGCTGCATACAGCACCAACATGAGGAAGTAAAACAGCCGAGGCCGCCGATCGACCTGCCACGCCGAGAACATTGCCATCGTTGTGACCAGTCCGGCCAGCAGCACCAAGGGCGCTGACAACCCATCCACCGACAATGACCAACTGAGTCCCAACTGGGGGATCCAGTTATATTTTTCTACCATCTGAAAAGTTGTGCTACTGGGATCGTAATGGATCCAGAATGCGTAACACATGAGCGCAAAGTCCGCGATACCCACACCAAGGGCATACCACCGCAGACGCTTGCCATCTTTATCGGGCAGAAAAGGCACAGCAAAAGCAGCGATGAAGGGGAGTAGAACGATCGCGGTCAGCCAAGGAAATTGATCCGCCATAGTGTAGTGAGAAAAAATACCTACCAGTTGATCAAATATTACTAAACTTTATGAAGTGTTATGAATCAATCTTGCTATTGGTTTAGTGAAGATTCTGAGCAATCCATGGAAAATTTTTGGGAACCCAGACAGGGCAGGCGATCGCGCCATCAAAAAGCCGATCGCTAGAACAGATGCGCGATCGGCGAATTTTAGCCTGTGCAACCTTTGCCTGGATCCATCAACAGAAATCTATTCTCCAGTGGTAATCAGAAGCATGGCAACTAACCCGAGGGCAATCCCGATTCCCTGCCGTAGACTCAGGGGTTCCCGCAGAAACGTCACAGCCAGCAAGACGCTGACGATCGGGTAGAGGGCAGAAATGGTGGCTACGAGGGTGACGGGGCCAGAGGTCACGGCATTGAGGAAGCAGAACGCCCCCAAAAATCCCAGCATTCCGGTTGAGAGCGCCAAGGGGATGCCGATCGGATGGACCTGGGGCCGCACCTGAAACAGAATTACGAGCAGGGATGCAAAGAGAACCGCTCCCAAGACTTCATAGAGAATGGCGCTTTTGGGCGATAGATACTGGGTGGTTAATTTGGGAATAAAGCCCCACAGGCCCCAACAGAGCATAGCTCCGAGGGTGGGCAACATCCAACTGGGCAAAAAACTGGGCGTAACACTGGACATAAAAGGACTTGCGTGGAATGAGTTAGGTGAGTTGTCTCCCCTACTCTACTGGGTTGGAGTCTAGGTTTAGTCCCGTGGCTTGCTGGCTAGAATGCGCCAAGTGACGAAGGCTGTAAACGCCACAAAGCTCCAAAAGACCAGCGCATCCTGCCAATTTTCTAAAAATCCCGGTGCAGAGTTCATGGCGTAAGTTCCTGAGGTTGAGCGCTAGTACCCATCCAATCACAAGATCCAATCACAATCCAATCAGAATCTTGTCTGTTATCTAATTTGCGGAATACCCCATCCACCATGCGGTGGGGAGTGTCAAGAAGCCATCACGATCGCGGCCTGATTCCGATCGATTTCCACTGCATCGATTTCCATTGATTGGATCCCGATTGATCGAGTCAACTACTGCTTCTCAACCACTGCTCCTTAAATACGGCTTTCGCTGGGATCGCGAATTTGTCATTTTCCAGGCTGAAATTAACGATTTTTCCAAGAATTTGCAAGGTGATAGGATCGAGCTTCTCAACCCAGCGATCGACCTGGATCAAATCCCCGCAAACCCTGATGAAATAAGCCACTAAGATTTTCTTGCATTTTTTGATATCTGAAGTATGATGCTGTGACTCCCAAGCAGGGAAGCATTTTCGGCAAGCTATCTTCGATAAGTGTCTTTGGATCGAGTCTGTAGAGATCGAGGTCTTTAGCCAACTTGTCGTACCCGGTTCTTGGCTTAATCTGACGGAAGTTCTGTGAGTTCTGGCTATGGTTTACGCTAGCGATCGCGAGCAATTATCAATGGTAGAAATGGCACAAGGTGGGCATTTGCCGTCCTTGACCCAGTGGCTAAATGGCCAACTCGCTCCCTATCGACTGCGGGCGAGGCTGAGTTGGGTAAGACCGGCCTATCTGCGAGTGGTTGTAGAACTGCGTCCCTCGAAAACTGATTTGAAAGGGCGTGCCTTCCGCAATCGGTTGGCTCGATTCATCTGCCATCAGTTGTGGATTTTGAATTCCGATGTGTTGGACGGAGCCTACATTGTGGCGAAACAGGTGGGCAAGCCGAACATTCTATGGAAACAATCGGTTCGCATCGTTTCCCCCGCCCGCAAAATCGTACTGGCGCAACAAGCCGCACAACAAGCCGCACAACAAGCGGTTCAGCCGTCCCAGGTGGCTCAGACCCAGCACCTTCAAACTCGAATTCGTCGCGCCAGCCAACAGAAAAAACAATTCCAAACCCTACGATCGCTCATTATTAGCGGGTCGTCTGCGGCAGCATTTATCATTGGTTGTTGGCTAGGCTACGCCGATGCTCCCCCCGAACAAACCAGCGCTTCCGCTCGGTTCGCGGGTCAGTCTACAGAATGGGTTCAAAATTCCTCAGAAAAAGTCAAGACGGCGTTAGAGGAAATTCCCGTGATTAAAAAAGCGGCTGGGAATTCCGATCCAGCCGCAAGTTTATTGTTTGCAGGGGATGTTACCCTGTCTGATGCCTATACCTTTAAGGTTAAGAACGACCATCACTGGGCCTTTGCACCCTTTGAGGAATCGCGCCAAGTGGATGTGAGCATGGTTAATCTAGAAGCTCCATTTACGACGGCTAGTCAAGCGCTGCCTGGTAAAAAAGCCACGTTCAAAGCCCCACCAGAAAATGTTCAAGTGCTGAAAAATGGCGGCATTGACATCGTGAATTTGGCCAATAACCACGCGATGGACTATGAGCAAGCGGGCCTCGATCAAACCCTCAAATCGCTACAGGCGGCTGGCATTTCCCACGTGGGGGCAGGCTTGAATAGTCAAGAAGCCCGCCGTCCGGTAGTAATGGATGTGAAAGGGCAGCGGATTGCCTATCTGGGTTACTACGATGCGGATTTACATGCGGCTTCGGCCCAGGGCGCGGGTACCAATCCTCGGCGCAACGATCGCGTGGCGGCGGATATCAAGGCGTTGCGGAGTCAGGTGGATTGGATTGTGGTTAATTACCACTGGGGCGATGAATTGGCAAAATACCCCGGTGATTGGCAGATTGACCTAGCTCGATTCACGATCGATCAGGGGGCCGATTTGGTTGTGGGTCACCATGCCCAGGTGCTGCAAGGTGCAGAGGTTTACAAAGGTCGCCCGATCGTTTACTCCCTAGGTAACTTTATCTTTGGCGGGAAATCCATTAGTGATTACGACACCGCAGCGCTGAAAGTTTCGCTGAAAGATCAGAAAATGAAAGTGGAATTGCTGCCGGTACAGGTGCGGAATTACCAAGCCAGGGTGGTGAGTGGTGATGCTGGACAACAGATCTTGCAACAGGTGAAGAGTGTTTCGGATATTTTCCAGGAACCCTTGGCTTCTCCGATGGTGATTGATGCGAAAACGAACCAAGCAACGCCGATCGAATCTACTAAACCCAGTCCTGCCAATAGCAACCAAGATTCGGGTAACCAGGATTCAGGTTCTCCATCCAAGCCCGCTGCTGAGGAGAAGTCTGCTAAGCCTAAGGAACCGACCAAGCCCCTTGTGGAAGATCCCCAGAATCCGTGGAATCCCGATGGGTTTACGCTGCCAGGGGACAAGCATAAGTCGATGACGGAAGAGGGGAATCAAGGGGTTGCGCCCAGTGATATGCCCAGCGATGCATCCGATGATGCGCCCAGTGAAACGCCTGGTGGTTCCCAAGTGCGACCCGCTAAGACGATCGTGGCGGAAATCCCTTCGATTAACCAATTGGAACGGGAATCGATGCTGGCGGGTGAATCGCCGGAGTTCTTGGAGTCGGCTTTGAAAAAAGCCGTGATCGAGAAAGCGCAGAAAGCGCAGCAGGCTGAGTCTACTCAAGCTGTCCCCACGGCGGCAAAACCCGAAGAAACGGTGCAAGCGGCATTAGGTGAAGCAACGGGTGAACAGCAAGCGGCGGGTGCACAAGTGTCCAATTCAGAACCCAATTCCGTGCCGAGCCTAGAACCGATGCAGCGTCGGTATGCAGAAGCAACACCGGATGCAAGTCCTAACGCGACGATCGATCAAGCGGCTCCCACTACGGCTCCAACCCCTCGTTAAAACTAAAACGACGGTAGTTCATCCACTACCGTCGTTTTGTGCTTCAGGTTGGTCAATGATTAAGACTACATGGTGCCGCGAAACAGTCCTTGGGGACGGAATAGTAACACCAACATCATAATCAACAGCGCAATGCCAATTTTGTAGTCTGGACTCATTAGCTTAACGATCGGGGCTAGTACTGGATTTTGTAACAACGTTAGGTAGGCATCCCCCAGGATTTGTCGCATGCCTGCCCCCACTTCCTGGGCTAAACCAATGACGAAAGCCCCCACGATCGCCCCGTAGGGATTGCCGATTCCCCCCAGAATGACTGAGGCAAACAGCGGCAGAATTAAAAACCAGCCCATATTGGGATTGATTTTTTCAATCAGCCCCAGCATACTGCCGGAAACTGCCGTCAGCCCTGCGGCAATCAC contains:
- a CDS encoding NAD(P)H-quinone oxidoreductase subunit 4, whose protein sequence is MADQFPWLTAIVLLPFIAAFAVPFLPDKDGKRLRWYALGVGIADFALMCYAFWIHYDPSSTTFQMVEKYNWIPQLGLSWSLSVDGLSAPLVLLAGLVTTMAMFSAWQVDRRPRLFYFLMLVLYAAQIGVFVAQDMLLLFIMWELELVPVYLLVCIWGGQRRRYAATKFLLYTAAASIFILVAALGMALYGGGPLTFDMAELGMRDYPLGLELFLYAGLLIAFGVKLAIFPMHTWLPDAHGEASAPVSMILAGVLLKMGGYGLIRINMEMLPDAHVYFAPVLMVLGVVNIIYGALSSFAQTNMKRRLAYSSVSHMGFVLLGIASFTDLGISGAMLQMLSHGLIAAVLFFLAGVTYDRTHTMAMTEMGGIGQVMPKVFALFTAGSMASLALPGMSGFASEIAVFVGMTTSDVYSDAFRTITIFLAAVGVILTPIYLLSMLRQVFYGTGLAQSCNLTQSEIKQPEEGQAVCFGTDCVLPAYAEFKDAKPREVFIAVCFLVLIVGIGFYPKLATQMYDAKMVAVNTELRQAYTEIAQSNPASIGAPKVYAQVLGTNAKLAEVELSSALNLVD
- a CDS encoding DMT family transporter gives rise to the protein MSSVTPSFLPSWMLPTLGAMLCWGLWGFIPKLTTQYLSPKSAILYEVLGAVLFASLLVILFQVRPQVHPIGIPLALSTGMLGFLGAFCFLNAVTSGPVTLVATISALYPIVSVLLAVTFLREPLSLRQGIGIALGLVAMLLITTGE
- a CDS encoding CapA family protein: MVYASDREQLSMVEMAQGGHLPSLTQWLNGQLAPYRLRARLSWVRPAYLRVVVELRPSKTDLKGRAFRNRLARFICHQLWILNSDVLDGAYIVAKQVGKPNILWKQSVRIVSPARKIVLAQQAAQQAAQQAVQPSQVAQTQHLQTRIRRASQQKKQFQTLRSLIISGSSAAAFIIGCWLGYADAPPEQTSASARFAGQSTEWVQNSSEKVKTALEEIPVIKKAAGNSDPAASLLFAGDVTLSDAYTFKVKNDHHWAFAPFEESRQVDVSMVNLEAPFTTASQALPGKKATFKAPPENVQVLKNGGIDIVNLANNHAMDYEQAGLDQTLKSLQAAGISHVGAGLNSQEARRPVVMDVKGQRIAYLGYYDADLHAASAQGAGTNPRRNDRVAADIKALRSQVDWIVVNYHWGDELAKYPGDWQIDLARFTIDQGADLVVGHHAQVLQGAEVYKGRPIVYSLGNFIFGGKSISDYDTAALKVSLKDQKMKVELLPVQVRNYQARVVSGDAGQQILQQVKSVSDIFQEPLASPMVIDAKTNQATPIESTKPSPANSNQDSGNQDSGSPSKPAAEEKSAKPKEPTKPLVEDPQNPWNPDGFTLPGDKHKSMTEEGNQGVAPSDMPSDASDDAPSETPGGSQVRPAKTIVAEIPSINQLERESMLAGESPEFLESALKKAVIEKAQKAQQAESTQAVPTAAKPEETVQAALGEATGEQQAAGAQVSNSEPNSVPSLEPMQRRYAEATPDASPNATIDQAAPTTAPTPR